From Thermoanaerobaculia bacterium, the proteins below share one genomic window:
- the odhB gene encoding 2-oxoglutarate dehydrogenase complex dihydrolipoyllysine-residue succinyltransferase: MTTIDVTVPSMGESITEGLLVEWLKKNGERVEVDEPLFVLETDKVTMTINSEVSGLLSIATPEGATVQIGQIVASINPAASSSQKVTGFQPKGGSETSSPDPSPPLHPPAGFPQAEAKLKTGHPLSPAVHRLLEEHGLHPEAIPPSGKDGRITKEDVLRFLEESRSDEIQGTPSLKEEQESPPITKVSTPSRIAAPRQTRKKMTPLRSRIADRMVEAQHAAAILTTFNEADMSRVMEMRARHRENFAKKHGVDLGFMSFFVKAVVDALKTVPELNAFIDGDEIVQNHYYDIGIAIGGERGLVVPVIRDADVKSFAEIEQTISDFAERVKERTITLDELQGGVFSISNGGVFGSLLSTPILNPPQSGILGMHAIKKRPVVVGDAIEIRPMMYLALSYDHRLIDGRESVAFLRRIVECIENPERMMLEL; encoded by the coding sequence ATGACAACCATCGACGTCACTGTACCATCCATGGGAGAGTCGATCACCGAAGGCCTCCTGGTTGAATGGCTCAAGAAAAACGGGGAACGGGTGGAGGTGGATGAACCTCTTTTCGTTCTGGAAACCGACAAGGTGACCATGACCATTAATTCGGAAGTCTCTGGGCTCCTTTCCATTGCGACTCCAGAGGGAGCGACGGTTCAAATCGGGCAAATCGTAGCATCCATCAATCCCGCGGCATCGTCGTCACAAAAGGTAACCGGTTTTCAGCCAAAGGGCGGATCTGAAACATCTTCCCCGGACCCGTCCCCACCCCTTCACCCTCCGGCAGGATTTCCTCAGGCAGAAGCCAAACTGAAAACCGGACATCCCCTTTCCCCCGCTGTACATCGGCTGCTGGAAGAGCACGGCCTTCACCCGGAAGCAATTCCGCCATCCGGAAAGGATGGAAGGATTACGAAGGAAGATGTCCTGCGTTTTCTGGAGGAATCAAGATCGGATGAAATTCAGGGCACACCTTCGTTAAAGGAGGAACAGGAATCACCTCCGATAACAAAAGTATCGACTCCATCCCGAATTGCGGCACCCAGACAGACGCGAAAGAAAATGACTCCCCTTCGGTCCCGGATTGCCGACCGCATGGTGGAGGCTCAGCATGCGGCCGCGATTCTTACGACCTTCAACGAGGCAGACATGTCCAGGGTCATGGAGATGCGGGCCCGGCACCGCGAAAACTTCGCCAAAAAGCATGGCGTCGACCTTGGATTCATGTCCTTCTTCGTCAAAGCGGTTGTGGACGCCCTTAAAACTGTACCGGAACTGAACGCCTTCATTGATGGAGATGAAATCGTCCAGAATCACTATTACGATATCGGGATTGCCATCGGCGGGGAACGCGGCCTTGTCGTTCCGGTCATCCGGGATGCGGACGTGAAAAGTTTTGCCGAAATTGAGCAGACGATCAGCGACTTTGCGGAACGCGTGAAAGAGCGGACGATCACCCTCGATGAACTGCAGGGAGGCGTCTTTTCCATCTCCAACGGAGGCGTATTCGGATCCCTCCTATCCACCCCCATCCTGAATCCCCCCCAGAGCGGAATTCTGGGAATGCACGCCATCAAGAAACGTCCTGTTGTTGTGGGGGATGCCATAGAAATTCGACCGATGATGTACCTTGCTCTCTCCTATGACCATCGCCTGATCGACGGCAGAGAATCGGTGGCATTCCTGAGAAGAATCGTGGAATGCATAGAAAACCCGGAAAGGATGATGCTTGAACTATGA
- a CDS encoding GNAT family N-acetyltransferase, translated as MQKDWMDTDIRAHPLTLKHWKSFEKLFGARGACGGCWCMWWKMTRSEFEKNKGESNREAMKALVKSGIEPGILVFNGNEPVGWCAVGPRENYPSLERSRILRRIDDQPVWSVVCFFIAKPWRRRGVGLFLLKSAGTFAASHGAAILEGYPVEPRKERTADVFVYTGLASTFRKAGFQETARRSPTRPIMRLALGGAVSEKR; from the coding sequence ATGCAAAAAGATTGGATGGATACGGATATCCGGGCTCACCCCCTGACACTAAAACATTGGAAAAGCTTCGAAAAACTTTTTGGAGCCAGGGGAGCCTGTGGTGGATGCTGGTGTATGTGGTGGAAAATGACCCGGTCGGAATTTGAAAAGAATAAGGGCGAATCAAACCGTGAAGCCATGAAAGCCCTTGTAAAGTCGGGAATTGAGCCAGGTATTCTTGTCTTTAACGGGAATGAACCGGTGGGATGGTGCGCCGTGGGGCCAAGGGAAAATTACCCATCCCTGGAGCGATCAAGAATCTTGCGACGGATTGACGATCAACCGGTCTGGTCTGTCGTCTGTTTTTTCATTGCGAAACCCTGGCGGAGAAGGGGGGTTGGGCTCTTTCTTCTGAAATCGGCGGGTACCTTCGCGGCTTCACATGGAGCCGCCATTCTTGAAGGATATCCGGTAGAACCGCGAAAGGAGCGAACAGCAGATGTCTTCGTCTATACCGGCCTTGCATCTACGTTTCGAAAAGCGGGATTCCAGGAAACGGCCCGAAGATCTCCAACCCGGCCGATTATGAGACTTGCTCTGGGGGGAGCCGTATCAGAAAAGAGATAA
- a CDS encoding OB-fold nucleic acid binding domain-containing protein translates to MSTEVKDIAQLMEGQAVDLPLMVVQKEIRQSKTGSTFLQAIFRDASGSITAFMWDNFEPVASKLQPGQVVRIKGRTQKYRNSIQLVLHKIELMADEEVDQQAFMPSADANVNEMYADLMDMVSTVENSHILALLKAMLGNDEISKAFRNAPAAKTMHHSYIGGLLEHTLSLVKLCDHICMHYDHLNRDMLIAGACLHDIGKIRELSHDGWMDYSREGRLIGHITIGVQMIDQFSAEIEGFPMETKELLQHMILSHHGEYEYGSPRRPKTREALALHFLDNLDSHLNGFDQALKDQGSEVAYAKILERFIFDT, encoded by the coding sequence TTGAGCACTGAAGTCAAAGATATCGCCCAACTCATGGAGGGCCAGGCCGTTGACCTGCCTCTCATGGTGGTCCAGAAGGAAATCCGCCAGAGTAAAACGGGATCCACCTTTCTCCAGGCTATCTTCCGGGATGCCTCGGGAAGCATCACGGCTTTCATGTGGGACAACTTTGAACCTGTCGCATCCAAGCTTCAGCCGGGGCAGGTCGTTCGAATCAAGGGCCGCACGCAAAAGTACAGAAATTCCATTCAACTTGTCCTGCACAAGATAGAGCTCATGGCCGACGAGGAAGTGGATCAGCAGGCCTTTATGCCTTCCGCCGACGCCAACGTGAACGAAATGTATGCAGACCTCATGGACATGGTTTCCACGGTGGAGAATTCCCATATTCTGGCCCTTCTTAAGGCAATGCTTGGAAATGATGAGATTTCAAAGGCCTTTCGAAACGCTCCTGCAGCCAAGACCATGCACCATTCGTACATCGGGGGACTCCTGGAGCACACCCTGTCACTTGTGAAGCTATGCGATCACATCTGCATGCATTACGACCATCTCAACCGGGACATGCTGATTGCAGGAGCCTGCCTCCATGACATAGGAAAGATCCGGGAACTCTCCCACGATGGGTGGATGGACTATTCCCGGGAGGGAAGGCTGATCGGACACATCACGATCGGGGTCCAGATGATTGATCAGTTCAGTGCGGAAATCGAGGGATTCCCCATGGAAACAAAGGAGCTGCTTCAGCACATGATCCTCTCCCACCATGGCGAGTACGAGTACGGATCTCCCCGTCGGCCAAAAACCCGGGAAGCCCTTGCCCTGCATTTCCTGGACAATCTGGACTCCCACCTCAACGGCTTTGATCAGGCCCTGAAAGATCAGGGCAGTGAGGTTGCATACGCCAAAATTCTCGAACGATTTATTTTTGATACGTGA
- a CDS encoding peptidyl-prolyl cis-trans isomerase, giving the protein MDLRTASPLSLFWKICPLALTVFLIGANVVDGILLQVNDDILTMSEFRARVKQTLSPAAVQGPDGMKALEELYDQFMKEMLLGARAKERGMSADREQIHQAKLQLMKQNNIATEEDFEQAVKASGLSMEQIEAKLAVDIVLEQVLYSEVYTKRDVTDWELEQFYTSHSADFLKPKTYEVSLLLILKDKHPGSMYREAIDRVKSSLAEGGDFAALAAEMTDGPAKEAQGNLGRIQLKDMAPQMAEIIEGMKAGEVSEPIEQDFGTQWVRLNAIHEAELPPLAEVKTQLLDRYLQEKYKDKFDTFLEDLKERYYISEHKELLESVLEH; this is encoded by the coding sequence ATGGATTTACGCACAGCATCTCCCCTTTCCCTATTCTGGAAAATATGCCCTCTGGCATTGACGGTCTTTCTCATCGGCGCCAATGTCGTCGATGGGATCCTTCTCCAGGTGAATGATGACATTCTGACGATGTCCGAATTCAGAGCACGGGTGAAGCAGACCCTTTCGCCTGCGGCCGTTCAGGGGCCCGATGGCATGAAAGCCCTGGAAGAGCTCTATGATCAGTTTATGAAAGAAATGCTGCTTGGAGCCCGAGCAAAGGAACGGGGCATGTCGGCGGATCGGGAACAGATCCACCAGGCAAAACTGCAGTTGATGAAGCAGAATAATATTGCCACGGAAGAAGATTTCGAACAGGCAGTCAAGGCATCGGGACTTTCGATGGAACAGATTGAGGCCAAACTGGCTGTCGATATCGTTCTCGAACAGGTTCTCTATTCCGAGGTTTACACCAAGCGGGATGTAACCGATTGGGAACTGGAGCAGTTCTATACTTCCCATTCCGCAGATTTCCTCAAGCCAAAAACCTATGAGGTCTCCCTGCTGCTCATTCTTAAAGACAAGCATCCCGGCAGTATGTACCGGGAAGCCATTGACAGGGTGAAATCATCACTGGCGGAGGGAGGAGATTTTGCTGCCCTTGCCGCTGAAATGACCGATGGTCCCGCAAAGGAGGCCCAGGGAAACCTTGGGAGGATCCAGCTCAAGGATATGGCACCGCAGATGGCCGAGATCATTGAAGGAATGAAGGCAGGTGAGGTTTCGGAACCTATTGAGCAGGATTTTGGAACCCAGTGGGTAAGGTTGAACGCCATCCATGAAGCTGAGCTTCCACCGCTGGCGGAGGTGAAGACACAGCTTCTGGACCGGTACCTCCAGGAAAAGTACAAAGATAAGTTTGATACCTTTCTGGAGGATCTTAAGGAGCGGTATTACATTTCCGAACATAAAGAACTCCTGGAGAGCGTTCTTGAGCACTGA
- a CDS encoding peptidylprolyl isomerase, translating into MKRLVIVTLFLGLFLHACQRSALDIDVIATVGGQRLTRSEFEDHLNTILGEEAYAAPSEVLSELLDQYLEEELLYLQACSEDPDLCKNQTRSSVITTFMATRCNKLPDPRREEVELFYHSHSREYQIKAKLIFRMILVEKLEEAEKILAELSKGKEFGELAVTYSKAPNASQGGTVGPVELDHLPRNIQDVLRTLKEGQVSSVVEVTYGFLLFQVVRIIPSGDLKLEDVYDDIVHHIKEEACGQLTANLVRDLERKDNIWIYAQHLPFPYSGKYALWH; encoded by the coding sequence ATGAAACGTCTCGTCATCGTGACCCTCTTTCTGGGATTATTTTTGCACGCCTGCCAGCGATCCGCGCTGGATATCGATGTCATTGCCACCGTTGGAGGACAACGGCTTACGCGATCTGAATTTGAAGATCATCTCAATACCATCCTTGGTGAAGAAGCCTATGCTGCTCCCTCCGAGGTTTTATCCGAACTTCTGGATCAATACCTGGAAGAAGAATTACTCTATCTCCAGGCCTGTTCCGAAGATCCCGATCTTTGCAAGAATCAAACTCGATCCAGTGTTATAACCACATTCATGGCTACCAGGTGCAACAAACTTCCCGACCCCCGGAGAGAAGAAGTCGAGTTGTTTTACCATTCCCACAGCAGAGAGTACCAAATCAAGGCCAAGCTGATTTTCCGGATGATCCTGGTTGAAAAACTGGAGGAAGCGGAAAAAATTCTTGCCGAGCTCTCCAAGGGAAAGGAATTTGGCGAACTCGCTGTGACGTATTCCAAGGCTCCCAACGCATCCCAGGGGGGAACCGTAGGACCGGTAGAACTGGATCACCTGCCGAGGAACATCCAGGATGTGCTCCGAACCCTGAAGGAAGGTCAGGTATCCTCCGTTGTGGAAGTCACCTACGGTTTTCTTCTCTTTCAGGTTGTCCGGATTATCCCTTCGGGTGACTTGAAATTGGAAGACGTGTATGATGATATTGTCCACCATATAAAGGAAGAGGCGTGCGGGCAGTTGACTGCAAATCTCGTACGTGATCTGGAACGAAAGGACAACATATGGATTTACGCACAGCATCTCCCCTTTCCCTATTCTGGAAAATATGCCCTCTGGCATTGA
- a CDS encoding 2-oxoglutarate dehydrogenase E1 component produces the protein MSEDSPVPGNRSLAPLASSAYIDDLYRLWKEDEDSVDREWQRFFEGFELAMCPRTCVSGDAADAQSRVTSLIYAYRSQGHLIADLDPLGDNLTTHPDLELDRFGFTSNDLETVFDTGHLGGPKRAALSEIIQILKDTYCRTVAVEYVHIQDIAIRRWIQSEIEPVRNRPRLDNGKKLAILENLIDAEVFESFTQSRYPGHKRFSLEGAESLIPALHSVVELAPELGLEEIVLGMAHRGRLNVLATILDKSYTEIFSEFEDNFLPDQVGGSGDVKYHRGMSSTHVNQQGKRLHIDLVSNPSHLEAVDPVVLGKARGKQRLRGDSDERRRVMPMLIHGDAAFSGQGLVAEILNLSKLKGYKTGGVFHLIVNNQIGFTTSPTEGRSTRYPTEVAKMVEAPIFHVNGDDPEAVVHVMELALKFRQTFRHDVVVNLVCYRRHGHNEADEPAFTQPVLYRKIRNRPSVRKLYTASLMKEGVLTGEQVEAMADEYKSRLQSAFEETRKAARPRDFRAFKDEWSRVQHPFSFESVETGVPHDRLLEIARVLTTVPEEFHLNPKVGRRLPEQLEQVKDKKTVDWALGELLAFGSLLMEGNPVRLSGQDSARGTFSHRHAVWADVQNQERYIPLDHLQPGQPTFCVYNSPLSEAGVLGFDYGYSLVDPQMVVIWEAQFGDFANGAQVIIDQFIVSSLSKWQRASGIVMLLPHGYEGQGPEHSNAYLERYLQACAEENIQVCNLTTPAQYFHALRRQVARPFRRPLIIMAPKSLLRHPLAVSPVDELIHGTFHEIPDDPEPSQKADRLLFCSGKIYYELIQARTRLRAKTTDIFRIEQLYPFHSNRMAEIAARYNRIREVIWVQEESKNRGAWSFIRDHLQSHFPGFPLRYAGRKASASPATGSLKVHLEEQEAIINEALAPSEATKAAGSSTRRKVGRKA, from the coding sequence ATGAGTGAAGATTCTCCTGTTCCTGGAAACCGTTCCCTTGCGCCCCTGGCCAGCAGTGCCTACATCGATGATCTTTACCGCTTATGGAAAGAGGATGAGGATTCCGTGGATCGTGAGTGGCAGAGATTTTTCGAGGGTTTTGAGCTTGCCATGTGCCCCAGAACCTGCGTTTCAGGTGACGCTGCCGATGCGCAGTCCAGAGTAACCAGCCTCATCTACGCTTACCGGAGTCAGGGTCATCTCATTGCGGACCTGGATCCTCTCGGGGACAATCTCACCACACACCCCGATCTCGAGCTGGACCGCTTCGGCTTCACATCCAACGATCTGGAGACGGTTTTTGATACCGGACACCTCGGAGGTCCCAAACGCGCCGCCCTGAGTGAAATCATTCAAATTCTGAAGGATACCTATTGCCGTACGGTGGCCGTTGAGTATGTTCATATACAGGATATCGCCATTCGCCGCTGGATTCAGTCTGAAATCGAACCGGTTCGAAACCGTCCTCGGTTGGACAACGGCAAGAAGCTGGCCATCCTGGAAAACCTTATTGATGCGGAAGTCTTTGAAAGCTTCACGCAGAGCCGCTACCCCGGGCATAAAAGGTTTTCCCTTGAAGGGGCAGAGTCTTTGATTCCGGCCCTCCACTCCGTCGTGGAACTGGCCCCTGAGCTGGGACTTGAGGAAATCGTTCTGGGCATGGCTCACCGGGGTCGCCTCAATGTGCTGGCCACGATTCTGGATAAGTCCTATACTGAGATATTTTCCGAGTTTGAAGATAACTTTCTTCCCGACCAAGTAGGAGGATCAGGAGATGTCAAGTATCACCGGGGGATGAGTTCCACCCATGTAAACCAGCAGGGAAAGCGCCTCCACATTGACCTCGTATCCAATCCAAGCCACCTGGAGGCTGTGGATCCTGTGGTCTTAGGAAAAGCCAGGGGGAAACAGAGACTCCGGGGAGATTCTGATGAACGTCGCCGGGTGATGCCCATGCTGATCCATGGAGATGCGGCCTTTTCGGGACAGGGTCTCGTGGCCGAAATTCTCAACCTTTCCAAGCTCAAGGGTTATAAAACCGGCGGCGTCTTCCATTTGATCGTAAACAACCAGATCGGATTCACGACCTCACCCACCGAAGGACGGTCAACCCGATATCCGACGGAAGTTGCCAAAATGGTGGAGGCCCCGATCTTCCATGTGAATGGTGATGATCCGGAAGCTGTGGTGCATGTGATGGAACTGGCCCTGAAGTTTCGCCAGACATTCAGACATGACGTCGTGGTCAATCTTGTCTGCTACCGTCGTCACGGTCACAACGAAGCGGACGAGCCGGCCTTTACCCAGCCCGTTCTCTACAGGAAAATCCGGAACCGCCCGTCGGTGCGGAAACTTTACACGGCATCACTGATGAAGGAAGGGGTACTCACCGGGGAGCAGGTCGAAGCGATGGCAGATGAATACAAAAGCCGTCTTCAATCGGCCTTCGAAGAAACCCGCAAGGCAGCAAGACCCAGAGATTTCCGGGCTTTTAAAGACGAATGGTCCAGGGTGCAGCATCCCTTTTCCTTTGAGTCTGTTGAAACCGGCGTCCCTCATGACCGCCTGCTCGAGATTGCCAGGGTCCTTACCACAGTTCCCGAGGAATTCCACCTGAATCCCAAAGTCGGCCGGAGACTTCCGGAACAGCTCGAACAAGTAAAGGATAAGAAAACCGTCGACTGGGCCCTTGGGGAGCTGCTGGCCTTCGGCTCCCTCCTGATGGAGGGTAACCCTGTCCGCTTAAGCGGTCAGGACAGTGCGCGGGGAACCTTTTCTCACCGCCATGCCGTCTGGGCCGACGTTCAGAACCAGGAACGCTACATTCCCCTTGACCACCTGCAGCCGGGCCAACCGACCTTTTGTGTGTACAACAGTCCTCTCTCCGAAGCTGGAGTGCTGGGATTTGATTACGGGTATTCCCTGGTCGACCCCCAGATGGTTGTAATCTGGGAAGCGCAATTCGGTGACTTTGCCAATGGTGCCCAGGTCATTATCGACCAGTTCATCGTCAGCTCTCTTTCCAAATGGCAAAGGGCATCCGGGATTGTCATGCTTCTGCCCCATGGCTACGAGGGTCAGGGACCCGAGCATTCCAACGCCTATCTCGAGCGCTATCTTCAGGCCTGCGCAGAGGAAAATATCCAGGTCTGCAACCTGACCACTCCCGCGCAGTACTTTCATGCCCTGAGGAGACAGGTGGCCCGTCCCTTCCGCCGTCCCCTGATTATCATGGCCCCCAAAAGTCTTCTCCGTCACCCTTTAGCCGTTTCACCCGTTGATGAGCTTATCCATGGAACCTTTCATGAAATTCCAGACGATCCGGAACCCTCTCAAAAGGCCGATCGTCTTCTCTTCTGCAGCGGGAAAATCTATTACGAGCTGATTCAGGCCCGAACGCGGCTCAGGGCAAAAACAACGGACATTTTCCGAATCGAACAGTTGTACCCCTTTCACTCGAACCGGATGGCAGAGATCGCGGCCCGCTATAATAGGATTCGAGAAGTCATCTGGGTACAGGAAGAATCGAAAAACCGGGGTGCATGGTCCTTTATCCGGGATCACCTTCAGTCCCATTTTCCCGGATTTCCCCTTCGATATGCAGGAAGAAAGGCCAGCGCCAGTCCGGCCACGGGCTCATTAAAGGTTCACCTCGAGGAGCAGGAGGCCATAATCAACGAGGCCCTGGCCCCGTCCGAAGCCACAAAGGCCGCAGGTTCATCAACGCGCCGGAAAGTCGGGAGGAAAGCATGA